A window of Komagataella phaffii GS115 chromosome 1, complete sequence contains these coding sequences:
- a CDS encoding Transcription factor TFIIB, a general transcription factor, with amino-acid sequence MTALTEEGSFKGPDLNVALICRDCKVDPPELIERFSEGDVICGLCGLVLSEHIVDMRSEWRTFNNDDQNGDDPSRVGEAQNPLLDGDQLSTIIAYNTDNTRMGRELSRAQNSTVADRKDSALQAAFAKISQLCEGFQLPNIVQNGAKEVYKLVYNERSLKGKSQESIMAAAIGLACRKANVPRSFKELWALTDVPKNEIGKVFKIIHKLIQQKHALAGGLLNVQNESIATTQTNAEALIGRFCSNLGLSRQITNAAEYIARRTKEVGVLAGRSPVTVAATVIYMAASIFDASISPAQIAQRAGVSDGTIKTSYKYLYDKREELVDPQWIESGKVKLENIPKN; translated from the coding sequence ATGACAGCCTTAACCGAAGAAGGAAGTTTCAAAGGTCCGGATCTCAATGTTGCTTTGATTTGCCGAGACTGTAAGGTGGATCCTCCCGAACTAATCGAGAGATTTAGTGAGGGAGACGTCATTTGCGGATTGTGTGGATTGGTTTTGAGTGAACATATCGTAGACATGAGATCGGAATGGCGTACGTTCAATAACGACGATCAAAACGGTGATGATCCCTCCCGTGTGGGTGAAGCACAGAACCCTTTATTGGATGGAGACCAGCTGTCCACAATCATTGCATATAACACAGATAATACCCGAATGGGAAGAGAACTTAGTAGAGCGCAGAATAGCACCGTAGCTGACCGTAAAGACAGTGCTTTACAGGCAGCATTTGCTAAGATATCTCAGTTATGCGAAGGTTTTCAGCTGCCTAATATTGTACAAAATGGAGCAAAAGAAGTGTATAAACTGGTGTACAATGAAAGGTCCCTGAAGGGTAAGTCCCAGGAGAGTATCATGGCAGCAGCTATTGGGTTAGCCTGTCGAAAAGCTAATGTTCCACGTTCATTCAAAGAGCTTTGGGCATTGACTGATGTTCCCAAAAATGAGATTGGtaaagttttcaagattattcACAAACTGATACAGCAGAAGCATGCTCTAGCTGGCGGACTATTGAACGTTCAAAATGAAAGCATAGCAACAACCCAGACGAATGCAGAAGCCTTGATTGGTAGATTTTGTTCTAATTTGGGTTTGTCTCGTCAAATAACCAATGCAGCAGAGTACATTGCCCGTCGTACTAAGGAAGTCGGCGTTCTTGCAGGTCGATCACCGGTAACTGTTGCTGCAACGGTAATTTATATGGCAGCTAGCATCTTTGATGCCAGTATTTCCCCAGCCCAGATTGCTCAGAGAGCAGGCGTATCTGATGGAACTATAAAGACCTCATACAAGTACCTGTATGACAAGCGGGAGGAATTGGTCGACCCTCAATGGATTGAATCAGGTAAAGTTAAGTTAGAGAACATCCCTAAAAACTGA
- a CDS encoding ATP-dependent RNA helicase, translating into MAKLTGTKSAKKNKITTAKKSKDMSPEVENLDSEVDGGSTSADRKREHQSEDDENSKAQASGSEAVEEIDDVKSSKDYSSTVYENFTDLKLSEPTLKAIGNMGFTKMTAVQARTIPPLLAGRDVLGAAKTGSGKTLAFLIPAIEMLYSLKFKPRNGTGAIVITPTRELALQIFGVARELMESHSQTFGILIGGANRRAEAEKLMKGVNIIIATPGRLLDHLQNTKGFIFKNLKALIIDEADRILEIGFEDEMKQIIKILPNENRQTMLFSATQTTKVEDLARVSLRKGPLYINVDSENETSTVDGLEQGYVVCDSDKRFLLLFSFLKRNQKKKIIVFLSSCNSVKYYSELLNYIDLPVLDLHGKQKQQKRTNTFFEFCNATQGVLICTDVAARGLDIPSVDWIIQFDPPDDPRDYIHRVGRTARGSNGKGKSLMFLIPSELGFLRYLKAAKVPLNEFEFPTNKIANVQSQLEKLIKSNYWLNQSARDGYTAYLQAYASHHLKTVYQIDKLDLNKVAQSFGFSVPPRVNITIGSSGKSSKPKKQRRN; encoded by the coding sequence ATGGCTAAACTAACAGGTACGAAAAGTGCCAAAAAAAACAAGATCACCACGGCTAAAAAGTCCAAGGATATGTCACCCGAAGTTGAAAATTTAGATAGTGAAGTAGATGGGGGCTCAACTTCGGCTGACAGAAAACGTGAGCACCAAAGTGAAGATGACGAGAACAGTAAAGCACAGGCTTCTGGTTCAGAAGccgttgaagaaattgatgacGTTAAGTCATCCAAGGACTACTCTTCCACCGTTTATGAAAATTTCACTGACTTGAAGCTCTCAGAACCTACATTGAAAGCCATTGGAAACATGGGATTTACCAAGATGACAGCAGTCCAAGCCAGAACTATCCCTCCTTTACTTGCTGGCAGAGACGTTTTAGGTGCAGCTAAGACAGGATCGGGTAAAACTTTGGCATTTCTGATTCCTGCCATTGAAATGTTGtactctttgaagtttaAGCCCAGAAATGGTACAGGAGCCATTGTGATCACTCCTACCAGAGAGTTGgctcttcaaatttttggtGTCGCTAGGGAACTGATGGAGAGTCATTCTCAAACCTTTGGTATCCTTATTGGTGGTGCCAATAGAAGAGCtgaagctgaaaagttAATGAAGGGTGTAAATATAATCATTGCTACTCCCGGAAGGTTGTTAGACCACTTACAGAACACTAAGGGattcattttcaagaacctTAAGGCTTTGATCATCGATGAAGCTGACAGAATCTTGGAAATTGGGTTCGAAGACGAAATGAAACAAATAATAAAGATTCTTCCAAATGAGAACAGACAAACCATGTTATTCTCGGCTACTCAGACaaccaaagttgaagatttggcACGTGTATCCCTGAGAAAAGGTCCTCTGTATATCAATGTGGACAGTGAAAACGAGACCTCCACTGTCGATGGTTTGGAACAAGGTTACGTCGTTTGTGATTCTGACAAACGATTCTTGCTTCTTTTctcatttttgaagagaaatcaaaagaagaagatcatTGTATTTCTCTCTTCGTGTAATAGTGTCAAATACTACAGTGAACTGTTAAACTACATTGACTTACCAGTTTTAGATCTTCACGGAAAACAGAAGCAACAGAAGAGAACGAATACCTTTTTCGAATTTTGTAATGCTACACAAGGTGTATTGATCTGCACAGATGTTGCAGCCAGAGGCTTAGATATACCTTCAGTTGACTGGATTATTCAATTTGATCCTCCTGACGATCCAAGAGATTACATCCATAGAGTTGGTCGTACTGCTAGAGGATCCAATGGTAAGGGAAAATCGCTGATGTTCTTAATCCCTTCTGAACTTGGTTTCCTCCGTTACTTAAAAGCGGCTAAAGTCCCATTAAACGAGTTTGAATTTCCAACTAACAAGATCGCCAACGTCCAGTCTCAGTTGGAAAAACTCATTAAATCCAACTATTGGCTCAATCAAAGTGCCAGAGATGGTTATACAGCATATTTGCAGGCTTATGCTTCCCATCATTTGAAAACCGTTTATCAAATCGACAAATTGGATCTAAACAAAGTTGCCCAATCCTTCGGTTTCAGTGTCCCTCCTCGTGTGAACATCACGATAGGTTCAAGTGGCAAATCCTCCAAACCAAAGAAGCAGAGAAGAAATTAA
- a CDS encoding GTP-cyclohydrolase I, catalyzes the first step in the folic acid biosynthetic pathway has protein sequence MDDHKTLTQPQPQKRTGHEPFYKRLDTPLNTRPASPYTLNPPIDNDGLSWPSLGARNRLEATPEEAEAREKRIASAVKTILTELGEDVEREGLLETPERYARAMLFFTKGYEDNIKDVIKRAVFEEDHDEMVIVKDIDVYSLCEHHLVPFFGKVHIGYIPNKKVLGLSKLARLAEMYSRRFQVQERLTKQIAMAVYEILKPRGVAVVMEATHMCMVSRGVQKVGATTTTSCMLGCFRSQQKTRDEFLTLIK, from the coding sequence ATGGATGACCATAAAACCCTAACGCAGCCCCAGcctcaaaaaagaactggCCATGAGCCTTTTTACAAGCGACTGGATACCCCACTTAATACCAGACCAGCCTCGCCATACACGCTGAATCCCCCTATCGACAATGACGGCTTGTCGTGGCCCTCACTTGGTGCGCGGAACCGTTTGGAAGCTACTCCAGAAGAGGCTGAAGCCAGGGAAAAGAGAATAGCCTCTGCTGTAAAGACAATTCTCACTGAATTGGGAGAAGATGTTGAACGGGAAGGTCTACTTGAAACACCGGAAAGATATGCCAGAGCGATGCTATTTTTCACCAAGGGTTATGAAGACAACATTAAGGATGTAATCAAGAGAGCagtatttgaagaagatcatGACGAAATGGTCATAGTTAAGGACATTGACGTTTATTCATTGTGTGAACATCACTTGGTACCATTTTTCGGAAAGGTTCACATAGGGTATATTCCGAACAAAAAAGTTTTAGGATTATCAAAACTGGCTAGGTTGGCCGAAATGTACTCCAGGAGGTTTCAAGTCCAGGAGAGATTGACTAAACAAATTGCTATGGCTGTATATGAGATCCTGAAACCAAGGGGGGTCGCCGTCGTCATGGAGGCCACTCATATGTGCATGGTTAGTAGAGGAGTCCAAAAAGTTGGGGCAACAACAACTACTAGTTGTATGTTAGGATGTTTCCGATCCCAGCAAAAGACCAGAGACGAATTCTTGACGTTGATAAAATAA
- a CDS encoding Apyrase with wide substrate specificity: MVQENYGIIVDSGSSGSRLQVYKWQDPNELRVNTDDESILKSVPRMEQEESWPMKVSPGMSSFADDMDDLWDDHFKPLIKHAQSIIPESKHEETPIFVYATAGMRLVSEKERNKMFKTVCKSIRKHSKFILNNCDDHVKLIDGETEGIYGWLGLNYLLRQFDNYYPDRHSHSSFGFMDMGGASTQIAFFPSNETEVERHSDDMFSVTLKNVNGDVQEWPVFVSSWLGFGANQARKRYLKSLAKTLVDDVDYDPDGDGIIQLNDVCSPRGLKLQEKYDGKVYQIQGTGDYASCMKSIYPLLLKHLPCQGYPCLFNGVHAPMIDFQRDKFVGISEYWYTANDVFQMGGEYNFMLFNEKVINFCSSSWEEIERNYKENLYGENINLELLQDSCFKASWVINVLHEGFGLPRIDLDENVSEDTLESNDQEFKHIPFQSANLIEGAELSWTLGAMLLFAASQINTGYSEAKQVGIKPSKTAANVAGKTFISPVPNSLFYQEDEFSGLGLHTLLLFLTLFVVLFFLVYFNKVSLMRFKHNGFVDSISSIFFRTYHFLQNKSAQLYHSKIRKEKNYFTEQEIDIQKAHLEEGLLSYSNARISSPNHLRTRPSLYNLQDISDINDNGKQVQNSSSSPNLYKNLVSSRSNISLPNLNTYNNTIRKSSSNLTDFKKYHQLAGSFTDLSDKEV, from the coding sequence ATGGTGCAAGAGAACTATGGCATAATCGTAGACTCAGGATCCTCAGGGTCACGATTGCAAGTTTACAAATGGCAAGATCCTAACGAGTTAAGAGTAAATACTGATGATGAGTCCATTTTAAAGTCGGTTCCTAGGATGGAACAGGAAGAGTCTTGGCCAATGAAAGTTTCCCCAGGAATGTCATCTTTTGCAGATGATATGGATGATTTATGGGACGACCATTTCAAGCCGCTAATTAAACATGCACAAAGCATAATACCCGAGTCAAAACACGAAGAAACTCCCATATTTGTGTATGCAACGGCGGGAATGAGATTAGTATccgaaaaggaaagaaatAAGATGTTTAAAACTGTTTGCAAGTCCATTAGAAAACATTCCAAGTTTATATTAAACAACTGTGATGATCATGTGAAACTCATTGACggagaaactgaaggaaTTTACGGATGGCTGGGTCTTAATTATTTACTTCGACAGTTTGACAACTACTACCCTGATAGGCACTCTCACTCGTCATTTGGATTCATGGACATGGGGGGAGCCTCTACTCAAATCGCATTTTTTCCATCTAATGAAACTGAAGTAGAGAGGCATAGTGATGATATGTTTAGTGTAACCTTGAAAAACGTTAATGGTGATGTTCAAGAATGGCCAGTATTTGTATCATCCTGGCTTGGATTTGGAGCTAATCAAGCGAGAAAAAGATATTTGAAATCATTGGCAAAGACTCTAGTGGATGATGTTGACTATGATCCTGATGGCGATGGAATAATCCAACTGAATGATGTTTGTTCGCCAAGAGGTTTAAAGCTGCAGGAAAAGTATGATGGGAAGGTGTACCAAATTCAAGGAACTGGCGACTATGCATCATGCATGAAGAGTATATACCCATTATTGCTCAAACATCTGCCTTGCCAAGGATATCCATGCCTTTTCAATGGAGTTCATGCCCCTATGATTGATTTTCAGCGAGACAAATTTGTTGGAATCTCTGAATACTGGTATACTGCCAATGACGTCTTCCAGATGGGTGGAGAATACAATTTTAtgcttttcaatgaaaaagtAATAAATTTTTGTTCCTCTTCCTGGGAGGAGATAGAGAGAAATTATAAAGAGAACTTGTATGGAGAGAATATTAATTTAGAATTGCTTCAAGATTCATGCTTTAAAGCTAGTTGGGTTATCAACGTTCTACATGAAGGATTCGGATTACCTCGTATAGATTTAGATGAAAATGTTTCTGAAGATACTTTGGAGTCCAACGATCAAGAATTCAAGCATATACCTTTTCAAAGTGCTAATTTGATTGAAGGAGCCGAGTTATCATGGACCCTGGGGGCCATGTTACTCTTTGCAGCTAGCCAGATAAACACTGGATACTCTGAAGCTAAGCAGGTGGGTATCAAACCAAGTAAGACAGCCGCTAATGTTGCAGGTAAAACATTCATTTCACCAGTTCCAAACTCTTTATTTtatcaagaagatgagtttTCCGGACTTGGATTGCACACCCTTCTATTATTCCTCACGCTTTTTGTCGTTTTATTTTTCCTCGTTTACTTCAATAAAGTTTCCCTTATGAGATTTAAGCACAATGGATTTGTGGACAGCATCtcatcaatattttttcgAACATATCATTTTCTACAGAACAAATCCGCTCAATTGTATCATTCCAAGataagaaaagaaaagaactATTTTACAGAGCAAGAGATAGATATTCAAAAAGCTCACCTTGAAGAAGGTTTACTGAGTTATTCGAACGCAAGGAtatcttctccaaatcaTTTAAGGACGAGACCATCATTGTACAATCTCCAAGATATCAGTGACATCAATGACAATGGAAAGCAAGTCCAAAACTCCTCAAGCTCCCCCAATCTGTACAAGAACCTTGTCTCGTCTAGGTCAAATATCTCACTACCGAACCTAAACACGTACAATAACACAATTAGAAAGAGTAGCTCCAACCTTacagatttcaagaaatatCATCAGTTGGCAGGGTCATTTACAGACTTGAGTGACAAGGAAGTCTAA
- a CDS encoding Component of the U2 snRNP gives MVAETKISDPYTISYLPRLGVEVEGGQNYKVANIESKDNNFIDIAISGSFVGTYILKPTPKLIWSHGLSPSTKVNSINVVQNQDISEGSKNYLVGLSEKKKHSLSLFKYQESTNEQMLEVATDDAVVEIEELYRNSNIVFGLEQSGKVVLYDISVNITPIATLKPTIGSEVRVVFHKFIPDGKGFLLIVERVNQSLSVRLVGLDTTSAFNASTHQLDGLNAEIFEYNDGNLLALDAKSKELSFFSLPELQKVKTISLSNVLESASSDNLLWSLKSVAPNRVLLSFKNDIYLLDTKYQSLLATFSTTSHKSITLLNSPSQVSGDTPTTRETFVVAAVKNSKENLSKLKHYTVDVGTGKLSDSVGKSLNSKPSELFTAIPFLSPSFNPSNETRVLNAELKKVYEHLVTASASKDVKAWEKICVPFLRNTPLDKILKGKANTKSIKTDNEFHVHEPKTDRVVDYTFIGLICSLIFDDLDLDAFNPERSLTYLLTHPLFPKEFTEGLLEKLKPHPRLFRQAIVTCPNIACIDLIYQLHGVENDEIVKDLLVRLSDEFKSETITQETAKLANTKNKDEFDLNIVISKIMRLNFGYEVLNAFVDSNGLALSLNLSSTESNLSKLIDQVNGRIETLIENSEILTLVNQSLIHYSKIKQSKKEMNGSIVESNGPVSVVIDESRSKIDNMLDISGKSTKAIKVASPSFIPSYQYEQLKL, from the coding sequence ATGGTGGCCGAAACCAAAATTAGTGATCCTTATACGATCTCCTACTTGCCTCGGCTAGGTGTAGAGGTTGAGGGTGGACAGAACTATAAAGTGGCAAATATTGAGTCCAAAGATAACAATTTCATAGATATAGCCATAAGTGGGTCTTTTGTAGGAACGTACATCCTAAAACCCACTCCAAAGTTGATCTGGTCCCATGGTTTGAGTCCGAGCACTAAAGTTAATAGCATTAATGTGGTCCAAAATCAAGATATCTCTGAAGGATCCAAGAATTATTTGGTTGGCCTGtcagagaaaaagaagcattCCCTTTCCTTATTCAAGTACCAAGAATCAACCAATGAGCAAATGTTGGAAGTTGCCACTGATGACGCAGTTGtggaaattgaagagttaTACAGGAATTCCAAcattgtttttggtttggaaCAATCAGGTAAAGTTGTACTGTATGACATTAGTGTGAATATAACACCAATCGCTACGTTGAAACCCACCATAGGTTCTGAGGTGAGAGTTGTATTTCACAAATTCATACCAGATGGAAAAGGGTTTTTGCTGATTGTGGAAAGAGTCAACCAATCTCTGTCTGTAAGGCTCGTTGGTTTGGACACAACTTCTGCTTTCAACGCTTCCACCCATCAGCTTGACGGCTTGAAtgctgaaatttttgaatacAATGATGGTAATTTACTAGCACTAGATGCTAAATCAAAAGAACTGTCCTTTTTCTCTCTACCAGAGTTACAAAAAGTGAAGACTATTAGCCTGTCAAACGTTTTGGAGAGTGCTTCTTCTGATAATTTATTGTGGTCACTCAAGTCTGTGGCTCCTAACAGAGTACTgctttccttcaaaaacgACATTTACCTTTTGGATACCAAGTACCAATCATTACTAGCCACTTTCTCCACTACATCCCATAAATCTATTACTCTATTGAACAGTCCCTCCCAAGTGAGTGGGGATACTCCAACGACTAGAGAAACTTTCGTTGTGGCCGCCGTGAAAAATAGCAAAGAAAACCTTAGCAAACTAAAGCATTACACAGTTGACGTTGGAACGGGCAAACTAAGTGATTCTGTGGGAAAAAGTCTGAACAGTAAACCATCCGAATTGTTCACTGCAATCCCATTCTTGAGTCCGAGTTTCAACCCTTCGAACGAGACTAGGGTATTGAATGCCGAGTTGAAAAAAGTTTATGAACATTTGGTAACAGCTTCTGCCTCCAAGGACGTGAAAGCGTGGGAGAAAATATGCGTTCCCTTTTTAAGGAATACTCCCCTGGATAAAATTTTAAAGGGCAAGGCGAATACTAAATCCATTAAAACAGATAACGAGTTTCATGTTCATGAGCCAAAGACTGACCGTGTGGTGGATTATACTTTTATTGGACTAATTTGTTCATTGATTTTCGATGACCTCGACTTGGATGCTTTTAATCCTGAAAGGTCTCTAACTTATCTGCTGACTCATCCCCTATTCCCCAAAGAGTTCACAGAAGGCTTACTGGAGAAGTTAAAACCGCATCCGAGATTATTCAGACAGGCTATTGTGACCTGTCCAAATATAGCTTGTATTGATTTGATTTACCAATTGCATGGCGTTGAGAATGATGAAATAGTCAAGGACTTACTCGTAAGATTATCTGACGAGTTCAAAAGTGAAACTATTACTCAGGAGACTGCCAAATTAGCCAAcaccaaaaacaaagatgAATTTGACCTTAATATTGTTATCAGTAAGATTATGAGGCTAAACTTTGGTTATGAAGTTCTTAATGCATTTGTTGATTCTAACGGTTTGGCCTTGAGTTTGAACTTATCCTCTACAGAATCCAACTTGTCTAAGCTAATTGACCAAGTGAACGGCAGAATTGAGACTTTGATCGAAAACTCTGAAATTTTGACACTAGTTAACCAGTCACTAATTCATTACTCCAAGATCAAgcaatcaaagaaggaaatgAATGGCTCCATAGTTGAGAGCAACGGTCCTGTTTCTGTTGTTATCGATGAGTCTCGTAGCAAGATCGATAACATGCTGGATATTAGCGGTAAGTCGACCAAGGCCATCAAGGTAGCTTCACCGTCTTTCATTCCGTCTTATCAGTATGAACAGTTAAAGTTATAG
- a CDS encoding Putative X-Pro aminopeptidase, with protein sequence MNKGPKELEGRKYPARAHALTVKNHFIQKKADISSRSAIFISGEDLKLYPYCDQTAPLRQNRYFFYLSGCNIPGSHVLFDLDAELLILVLPEIDWDDVMWSGMPLSIEDAYKTFDVDKVVYLKDLQGFLSSFGKIYTTDINDENSKFGNLLTEKDPDLFWALDESRLIKDDYELTLMRHASKISDNSHYAVMSALPIETDEGHIHAEFVYHSLRQGSKFQSYDPICCSGPNCSTLHYVKNDDSMENKHTVLIDAGAEWNNYASDVTRCFPINGDWTKEHLEIYNAVLDMQDQVMKKIKPEAHWDELHLLAHRVLIKHFLSLGIFHNGTEDEIFESGVSVSFFPHGLGHLLGMDTHDVGGHPNYDDPNPLLRYLRLRRVLKENMVVTNEPGIYFSPYLVELGLKDDNKAKYVNKDVLEKYWYVGGVRIEDDILVTKDGYENFTKITSDPEEISKIVKKGLEKGKDGFHNVV encoded by the coding sequence ATGAACAAAGGTCCGAAAGAATTGGAGGGCCGCAAGTATCCAGCAAGAGCCCATGCACTGACGGTCAAAAATCACTTTATCCAAAAGAAGGCTGACATTTCAAGTCGTTCTGCAATCTTTATTAGTGGCGAAGATCTCAAGTTGTATCCTTACTGTGACCAAACAGCTCCTCTCAGACAGAATCGTTATTTCTTTTATCTGTCAGGTTGTAATATCCCTGGATCCCATGTCCTTTTTGACTTGGACGCCGAATTGTTAATTCTGGTGCTACCAGAAATTGATTGGGATGATGTCATGTGGAGTGGGATGCCTCTTTCGATTGAAGATGCCTACAAGACGTTTGATGTGGACAAGGTGGTATATCTTAAAGATTTGCAAGGCTTTTTGTCGTCGTTTGGAAAAATATATACAACTGACatcaatgatgaaaattcTAAGTTTGGCAATCTACTAACAGAGAAAGATCCTGACTTGTTCTGGGCTCTGGATGAATCCAGATTGATCAAAGACGACTATGAACTCACTCTAATGAGACATGCGTCAAAAATTTCTGACAATTCCCATTACGCTGTCATGTCGGctcttccaattgaaactgaCGAAGGCCATATTCACGCTGAGTTTGTTTATCATTCGTTAAGACAGGGATCTAAATTTCAAAGTTATGACCCGATTTGTTGCAGTGGACCAAACTGTAGTACCCTTCATTATGTTAAGAATGACGATTCTATGGAGAATAAACACACCGTTCTAATCGATGCTGGTGCAGAATGGAACAACTATGCTAGTGACGTTACAAGATGTTTTCCCATCAATGGAGATTGGACGAAAGAGCATCTTGAGATCTATAATGCTGTTTTGGATATGCAGGACCAAGTTATGAAGAAGATTAAGCCTGAAGCCCATTGGGATGAGCTACACCTTTTGGCACATCGTGTTCTCATTAAGCATTTTTTGAGCCTCGGCATATTTCATAACGGAACAGAGGATGAGATATTTGAGAGTGGAGTCTCAGTATCATTCTTTCCTCATGGGCTGGGTCACCTTTTAGGAATGGATACTCATGATGTTGGTGGGCACCCCAACTATGATGATCCAAACCCTCTATTGAGATACCTAAGATTGAGAAGAgtgttgaaagaaaatatggTAGTTACGAACGAACCTGGAATCTACTTCTCTCCCTATCTTGTTGAATTGGGACTGAAGGATGATAATAAGGCAAAATATGTCAACAAGGATGTACTGGAAAAGTATTGGTATGTCGGAGGTGTGAGAATTGAAGACGATATTCTTGTTACGAAAGATGGGTATGAAAACTTCACCAAGATTACTAGCGACCCCGAagaaatttccaaaatcgTTAAAAAGGGGTTGGAGAAGGGTAAAGACGGGTTCCATAATGTTGTATGA
- a CDS encoding Essential N-acetylglucosamine-phosphate mutase, with product MPQLEAHSDHLKDSKVNYTYGTAGFRMHSSKLDPVMYTVGILAALRSKKLGKTIGVMITASHNPPKDNGVKVVDPLGEMLEQSWESWATKFANSNSTESLEQNIKQLVKSESIDLSAPAHVVIGRDSRESGPALLSSLIEGIDAIEISRPSDFGLLTTPQLHYLVRAYNDPSFGKPTEEGYYEKLSSTLRRIWELCGSSEEVIDVTIDAANGIGANKIEKLSSYVKDILSLKLVNDNCDIPNLLNVDCGADFVKTNQKLPHGLNNPTPLKPYCSFDGDADRIVFYYINQENQFRLLDGDKIATLLTQFVNSLLSQLQDVQLSIGVVQTAYANGSSSQFIKESLQVPVEVTPTGVKHLHHKAVDFDAGIYFEANGHGTVVFSQLFIETLQKYRPRGEQDKKAVSALLLLVDLINQAVGDAISDLLAVLVALKYTNKSALDWDQDYTDLPNRLIKVLVPDRNIFKTTNAERTLVEPKGLQSRIDEIVLQYERGRSFVRASGTEDAVRVYAECKDSDKIQEFVDRVGKLVAEV from the coding sequence ATGCCCCAATTAGAAGCACATTCGGACCACCTGAAGGACTCTAAAGTTAATTACACTTATGGCACAGCAGGTTTTCGTATGCATAGTTCCAAGTTGGATCCTGTGATGTACACGGTGGGTATCTTGGCCGCTCTTAGATCGAAAAAGCTTGGGAAAACCATTGGGGTTATGATAACCGCCTCTCATAATCCTCCTAAAGACAATGGAGTCAAGGTTGTTGATCCCTTGGGAGAAATGTTGGAACAAAGTTGGGAATCTTGGGCTACAAAGTTTGCCAATTCGAATTCTACTGAATCTTTAGAGCagaatatcaaacaattggtCAAATCTGAATCAATTGATCTCTCTGCTCCTGCTCATGTGGTTATTGGAAGGGACTCCCGAGAAAGTGGACCTGCACTTCTGAGTAGTTTGATTGAAGGCATTGATGCCATTGAGATTAGTAGACCATCTGATTTTGGATTATTAACAACCCCACAACTACACTATCTAGTAAGAGCTTACAATGATCCAAGTTTCGGTAAACCAACCGAGGAAGGATATTATGAGAAACTGAGTTCCACTTTGAGGCGTATTTGGGAACTATGTGGCTCCTCTGAGGAAGTAATTGATGTTACTATTGATGCTGCAAATGGAATTGGAGCAaacaaaattgaaaaactgtCTTCATATGTGAAAGATATTTTGTCTCTGAAATTGGTAAACGATAATTGCGACATTCCCAATTTATTGAATGTTGACTGTGGTGCTGATTTTGTCAAGACGAATCAAAAACTGCCACATGGACTTAACAATCCAACACCCTTGAAGCCATATTGTTCATTTGATGGTGACGCTGACAGAATTGTTTTTTATTACATCAATCAAGAAAACCAATTTCGTCTTTTGGATGGTGACAAGATTGCAACACTATTGACTCAATTTGTCAACTCATTGCTGTCCCAGTTGCAAGATGTACAATTGAGTATCGGAGTAGTACAAACAGCTTATGCCAATGGTTCATCCTCGCAATTCATTAAAGAATCACTCCAAGTTCCTGTAGAGGTGACTCCGACAGGAGTGAAACATTTGCACCACAAAGCTGTTGATTTCGATGCTGGTATTTATTTTGAAGCCAATGGGCATGGAACTGTTGTTTTTTCGCAACTGTTTATTGAAACCTTACAAAAGTACCGCCCAAGAGGGGAGCAAGATAAGAAAGCTGTATCAGCTCTTTTGCTATTAGTTGACCTTATCAATCAGGCTGTTGGAGATGCAATTTCTGATTTATTAGCTGTTCTAGTAGCCTTAAAATATACTAACAAATCAGCATTGGATTGGGATCAAGATTATACAGATCTGCCCAACAGACTAATCAAGGTTCTTGTCCCTGATAGAAATATATTCAAGACCACAAACGCGGAAAGAACTCTGGTTGAACCCAAGGGGCTTCAAAGTAGGATTGACGAAATTGTATTGCAATATGAACGTGGTAGATCTTTCGTCAGAGCCAGTGGAACAGAAGACGCAGTCAGAGTTTACGCCGAGTGTAAAGACTCAGATaaaattcaagaatttgTAGACAGAGTTGGTAAGTTAGTAGCAGAAGTTTAA